Proteins from one Fragaria vesca subsp. vesca linkage group LG6, FraVesHawaii_1.0, whole genome shotgun sequence genomic window:
- the LOC101309277 gene encoding F-box/kelch-repeat protein At3g06240-like yields MEVFRKMPKQMIVEFLSRLPPKSLMRFKCIRKSWYALINDPKFIDKHLHSYNKDSYTCFLLKRTVVPRSQTIKEEILFSFLYVLNDHDAEDSHPQCVVEDIYIPSSMGLKTKGNIIELPGSDAIRTIYITDHCDGIICLVLYTGHLVLYNPSIRELNILPPSCLHESFSCNVGFGYDPKCKDYKVVNIVESGEDSYDHNQRLVIHPPRAEVYTLGTASWRQIKVDYLETETTSFWPDMYQMCFKGVFYWLGHEQDKEYLCYYDRLSSPSIRDVILLYDMGEEVFHITLLPDSFKDQGAGQALFMRLTEWNGSIALFGFSYLGPEIESLKIWMMDDFGGWTRHLNYDSIMGIYMSLVLWRSDEVLMVADDGRIVSYSLSRDRVKYFPIQGAWGEYQGFLCVNSNSIVPVEGGTKA; encoded by the coding sequence ATGGAGGTGTTTCGCAAAATGCCAAAACAGATGATAGTGGAATTCCTATCAAGGCTCCCTCCCAAATCTCTGATGAGATTCAAGTGCATCCGTAAGTCATGGTATGCTCTGATCAATGATCCCAAGTTCATAGACAAGCACCTCCACTCGTACAACAAAGACTCCTACACTTGCTTCCTTCTCAAGCGCACCGTAGTTCCAAGAAGCCAAACTATCAAAGAGGAAATCTTATTTTCATTCCTTTATGTTCTTAATGATCATGATGCTGAAGACAGTCACCCTCAATGTGTTGTTGAAGACATCTATATTCCGTCTTCTATGGGCCTAAAGACCAAAGGCAACATTATCGAGCTCCCTGGGTCAGATGCTATTAGAACTATATACATTACAGATCATTGTGATGGGATCATTTGTCTAGTTCTTTATACCGGACACCTTGTGTTGTACAACCCGTCGATACGAGAACTCAACATTCTTCCCCCCTCATGTCTTCACGAGTCATTCTCTTGTAATGTGGGATTCGGATATGATCCAAAATGTAAGGATTACAAGGTGGTTAACATTGTAGAATCAGGTGAAGATTCATATGATCATAACCAACGTCTGGTTATTCATCCTCCAAGGGCAGAAGTATACACTTTGGGTACTGCTTCTTGGAGGCAAATCAAGGTTGATTATTTAGAAACAGAAACTACTAGCTTTTGGCCTGACATGTATCAAATGTGCTTCAAGGGAGTTTTCTATTGGTTGGGTCATGAACAAGATAAGGAATACCTATGTTATTATGACAGGCTTTCATCTCCAAGCATTAGGGATGTAATCCTTTTGTATGACATGGGTGAAGAGGTGTTTCATATTACACTACTTCCGGATAGTTTCAAGGACCAAGGAGCAGGACAGGCTCTATTTATGAGACTAACAGAGTGGAATGGATCTATTGCTCTGTTTGGCTTTTCCTATTTAGGTCCGGAAATCGAGTCCCTTAAGATATGGATGATGGACGACTTTGGCGGTTGGACAAGACACTTGAACTATGACTCCATAATGGGAATTTATATGTCGTTGGTGTTATGGAGAAGTGACGAAGTTCTTATGGTTGCCGATGACGGACGTATAGTCTCGTATAGTCTAAGTAGAGATAGGGTTAAGTATTTTCCAATTCAAGGTGCTTGGGGAGAATATCAAGGTTTCCTTTGTGTGAATTCGAATAGCATTGTTCCAGTCGAGGGAGGCACAAAAGCTTGA
- the LOC101309569 gene encoding F-box/kelch-repeat protein At3g06240-like, which translates to MAKLSKLAEEMMVQILSRLPAKSLMRFKCIHTSWYALINNPNFITKHLSVSKHNKLSSFITILFKRFVLRDMNTGKKDVVLSLFNLFYDDDDDEEDAEEHHLDTVIEDLHVPPSMRLMRIDRYGYERVELLGHCDGIVCLSDMREKVVLCNPAIKEFKLLPVSNLLLSSPDFRTDVEPTVAMGFGYDLTSKTYKVVRILQNEREFIDDDRVIIHPPKAEVYSLVTNYWKEIKTNNLVKDTVTAWPLQKIYAVNSTHCKGIIYWCAKEYPNETVICYTPDEDEVFECPKDCTISFHLADETFHVLSSPNLSCKVFGLWNESIAISGWNIENSTDIWVLDEIGATEGSWIKYLTFEPAVSIYSPLAFAGKNDQFLYVGMDQSVVIFYDSRTKKCKYLPMEGVSLRNYEAAFYVNSIVSIKGGNNDVMQDNCSDIVSHSFPDEEV; encoded by the coding sequence TGGTATGCCTTGATCAACAACCCCAACTTCATCACCAAGCACCTCTCCGTTTCGAAGCACAACAAACTGTCATCCTTCATCACCATCCTTTTCAAGCGTTTTGTCCTAAGAGACATGAACACTGGCAAAAAGGATGTAGTGTTGTCATTGTTTAATCTCTTCTATGATGATGATGATGATGAAGAAGATGCGGAGGAGCATCACCTTGATACTGTTATAGAGGACCTCCACGTACCACCTTCAATGCGTCTAATGAGGATTGATCGCTATGGGTACGAGAGGGTAGAACTTTTAGGTCATTGCGATGGGATCGTTTGTTTATCTGACATGCGAGAAAAAGTTGTTTTATGCAATCCGGCTATCAAGGAATTCAAGCTTCTTCCTGTGTCAAATCTTCTTCTCTCTTCCCCTGACTTCAGAACTGATGTCGAGCCAACAGTTGCCATGGGATTTGGGTATGATCTCACATCCAAAACTTATAAAGTTGTTAGAATTTTGCAAAATGAACGAGAGTTCATCGATGATGATCGTGTTATAATTCATCCTCCAAAAGCAGAAGTATACAGCCTCGTCACAAATTATTGGAAAGAAATCAAGACTAATAATTTGGTCAAGGACACTGTTACCGCGTGGCCATTGCAGAAGATTTACGCAGTGAACTCTACACATTGTAAGGGAATAATTTATTGGTGTGCAAAAGAATATCCGAACGAAACAGTGATATGTTATACACCTGATGAAGATGAGGTTTTCGAATGCCCCAAGGATTGTACGATTTCGTTTCATTTAGCTGATGAGACGTTTCACGTATTATCATCTCCAAATTTGAGCTGTAAGGTGTTTGGATTGTGGAATGAATCCATTGCCATTTCCGGGTGGAATATTGAGAACTCCACAGACATATGGGTGCTAGATGAAATTGGTGCTACTGAAGGTTCTTGGATAAAATACTTAACCTTTGAGCCGGCTGTGAGCATTTATTCTCCATTGGCATTTGCTGGGAAGAACGATCAATTTCTTTATGTTGGTATGGATCAGAGTGTAGTAATCTTTTATGACTCTCGTACAAAAAAGTGTAAGTATCTTCCTATGGAAGGCGTTTCTCTACGTAACTATGAAGCTGCATTTTATGTTAATAGTATCGTTTCGATCAAGGGAGGTAACAACGATGTTATGCAAGATAATTGCAGCGATATAGTTTCTCATTCTTTCCCAGACGAGGAAGTTTGA